TCTTCATTTCAATCTTACCCCTTGGATGACTTTGACTATCGCCTGCTGGATTCGGGCGAGTTTCAAAAACTGGAACGGTTTGGGCCGCACACGTTCATTCGCCCCGCGCCACAGGCGATTTGGCCGAAAAACCTTCCTAAAACCGAGTGGGACAAAGCCGAAGGAGAATACAAATATTTCAAAGGCAAGGAGACGGGCGGCGAATGGAAATTTTCTTCCAAGCTTCCCAAAGACGGCTGGACCATCAAATTCAGAGAACTCTCCTTTAGAGTGCAACCCACGGGATTTGGCCATATTGGCATGTTTCCCGAGCAGGCCCCCAACTGGAACTGGATCGAAGAACAAATCAAATCGAGCGATCGCAAGGAAATCAATCTCATCAATATCTTCGGCTATACCGGGGCCAGCACCTTGGCAGCCGCCAGTGCGGGCGCCGCCGTCACCCATGTGGATGCGTCCAAGGCTTCGGTCACCTGGGCGCGGAAAAACATGGAGCTTTCAGGTTTAGGCGACAAGCCGGTCCGCTGGATCGTGGACGACGCATTGATATTTTTGAAAAGAGAACACAAAAGGGGACGGCGATATGATGGAATCATTATGGACCCGCCAACGTTTGGACGCGGCCCCAAAGGAGAGGTCTGGAAAATCGAAGACCAACTATCCGACCTGATGACCCATTGCCGGCAAGTGTTGAGCGATCAACCTTTATTGATCCTGCTCACCACGCATTCTCCTGGCTTCTCGGCTTTAACTCTGAAAAACATGGTGATCAAGTTTCTCGTGGAACCCGGATCAGGAACTTTTGAAACCGATGAAATGTATATCCACGATACAGGATCTGGACTGCACCTGCCCAATGGGTTTTATTCGCGGTGGAGCAATGGGACTGGAAAGTAAATAAAGGACACCTCTAAAAATTAGTTTATTACGGGAAATCGAACATTGCACAAGATTTCTTATATCGGT
Above is a genomic segment from Nitrospinota bacterium containing:
- a CDS encoding class I SAM-dependent methyltransferase gives rise to the protein MNLSSFQSYPLDDFDYRLLDSGEFQKLERFGPHTFIRPAPQAIWPKNLPKTEWDKAEGEYKYFKGKETGGEWKFSSKLPKDGWTIKFRELSFRVQPTGFGHIGMFPEQAPNWNWIEEQIKSSDRKEINLINIFGYTGASTLAAASAGAAVTHVDASKASVTWARKNMELSGLGDKPVRWIVDDALIFLKREHKRGRRYDGIIMDPPTFGRGPKGEVWKIEDQLSDLMTHCRQVLSDQPLLILLTTHSPGFSALTLKNMVIKFLVEPGSGTFETDEMYIHDTGSGLHLPNGFYSRWSNGTGK